The following are from one region of the Sorghum bicolor cultivar BTx623 chromosome 2, Sorghum_bicolor_NCBIv3, whole genome shotgun sequence genome:
- the LOC8063660 gene encoding cysteine-rich and transmembrane domain-containing protein A: MSDPRYAGYPYPAQQGYYNQGPYPYQGPPVMAPPQYQYAQPPPPRSPGFLEGCLAALCCCCLLDECCCDPSIVFVS, from the exons ATGAGTGATCCGAGGTACGCCGGCTACCCATATCCGGCGCAGCAAG GATACTACAACCAGGGACCGTACCCGTACCAGGGCCCGCCGGTGATGGCGCCGCCACAGTACCAGTAcgcgcagccgccgccgcctcggtcGCCTGGATTCCTCGAGGGCTG CCTTGCGGCgctgtgctgctgctgcctcctCGACGAGTGCTGCTGCGACCCCTCCATCGTCTTCGTCTCCTGA
- the LOC8075073 gene encoding wiskott-Aldrich syndrome protein homolog 1 has protein sequence MELFERARTVRLRSHHDKYLYADEDEAHVVQDRNAASPNARWVVERVPHAPGVLRLRGRYGRYLSASNEPFLLGFTGRKVLQTLPHRLDSSVEWVPVRDDAGANAHARAARLRTRYGNFLRANAGLPPWRNSVTHDAPHRHAAWVVWDVEIVQALPPPTGPDSAETVDAADAASPTPSYSNNKPPSRPQSPAPLPTSALRRPPPPPAHHREENMAPFRAQPPPPPPGYIAPPAPGLYRLESTESSSVPLHKVEGRAVHYQIGDSDGEVRPDEEAQYLTFNGTSLEELLERLKEETGLHDVIMCSRSPINGKLLPLRLQLPPNNAAVHIVLVHQSSKVAKSFA, from the exons ATGGAGCTGTTCGAGCGCGCGAGGACGGTGCGGCTGCGGAGCCACCACGACAAGTACCTGTACGCGGACGAGGACGAGGCGCACGTGGTCCAGGACCGGAACGCGGCGTCCCCGAACGCGCGGTGGGTGGTGGAGCGCGTCCCGCACGCCCCCGGCGTGCTCCGCCTCCGCGGCCGCTACGGCCGCTACCTCTCCGCCTCCAACGAGCCTTTCCTCCTGGGCTTCACGGGGCGGAAGGTGCTGCAGACGCTGCCGCACCGCCTCGACTCCTCCGTCGAGTGGGTGCCCGTCCGCGACGACGCCGGCGCCAACGCGCACGCCCGCGCCGCGCGCCTCCGCACCCGGTACGGCAACTTCCTCCGCGCCAACGCCGGGCTCCCGCCGTGGCGGAACTCCGTCACCCACGACGCCCCGCACAGGCACGCCGCGTGGGTGGTCTGGGACGTCGAGATCGTCCAGGCGCTCCCGCCGCCGACGGGACCCGACTCCGCCGAGACCGTcgacgccgccgacgccgcctcACCGACGCCGTCGTACAGCAACAACAAACCGCCCTCCCGCCCGCAGTCTCCGGCTCCCTTGCCGACGTCGGCGCTGAGACGGCCGCCGCCCCCGCCGGCGCACCACCGTGAAGAGAACATGGCTCCGTTCAGAGCGcagcccccgccgccgcctccgggctacatcGCGCCACCCGCGCCCGGCCTGTACAGGCTCGAG TCGACGGAGTCGTCCTCGGTGCCGCTGCACAAGGTGGAGGGGCGAGCGGTGCACTACCAGATCGGGGACAGCGACGGGGAGGTGAGGCCGGACGAGGAGGCGCAGTACCTGACGTTCAACGGGACGAGCCTGGAGGAGCTGCTGGAGAGGCTCAAGGAGGAGACGGGGCTCCACGACGTCATCATGTGCTCGCGGAGCCCCATCAACGGGAAGCTCCTGCCGCTCCGACTGCAGCTGCCGCCCAACAACGCCGCCGTGCATATCGTGCTTGTGCACCAGTCGTCCAAAG TGGCAAAAAGTTTTGCTTGA